A region from the Catellatospora sp. TT07R-123 genome encodes:
- a CDS encoding NADPH-dependent FMN reductase, giving the protein MDHSPDRPVRLLVFGGSLRRESLNRRLAACAAAEAGRLGAQVRLADLRDWPLPPYDGDEEAATGLPEPVGAFGAALTEADALVIASPEYNASIPGTLKNLIDWGSRLRPQPFAARHVLLMSASPSMVGGNRGLWALRIPLEHLGARVYPEMFSLAQAHQAMDERGCVGDAELARRFATMLTDFLTLVESAVHYPCAKQRWIEFLGERPDPAVDRIE; this is encoded by the coding sequence ATGGACCACTCGCCCGACCGCCCGGTGCGGCTGCTCGTGTTCGGCGGGTCGCTGCGGCGCGAGTCGCTCAACCGCAGGCTCGCCGCGTGTGCCGCCGCCGAGGCGGGCCGCCTGGGCGCGCAGGTGCGGCTGGCGGACCTGCGGGACTGGCCGCTGCCCCCGTACGACGGCGACGAGGAGGCCGCCACCGGCCTGCCCGAGCCGGTCGGCGCGTTCGGCGCCGCGCTCACCGAGGCCGACGCCCTGGTCATCGCCTCGCCCGAGTACAACGCCTCGATCCCGGGCACGCTGAAGAACCTGATCGACTGGGGCTCCCGCCTGCGCCCGCAGCCGTTCGCGGCGCGGCACGTGCTGCTGATGTCGGCGTCACCGTCCATGGTGGGCGGCAACCGCGGCCTGTGGGCGCTGCGCATCCCGCTGGAGCATCTGGGCGCCCGGGTGTACCCGGAGATGTTCTCGCTGGCCCAGGCGCATCAGGCGATGGACGAGCGGGGCTGCGTCGGCGACGCCGAACTGGCCCGCCGGTTCGCCACGATGCTGACCGACTTCCTGACCCTGGTCGAGTCGGCGGTGCACTACCCGTGCGCCAAGCAGCGCTGGATCGAGTTCCTGGGCGAGCGCCCGGACCCGGCGGTCGACCGCATCGAGTAG
- a CDS encoding cellulose binding domain-containing protein, whose product MPTRARRTRTLAGAVAASLAAGVLAVVTQLAGGTPALAATSEPYTWKNVRIDGGGFVPGIIFNQTEQNLIYARTDIGGAYRWNQSTSSWTPLLDWAGWDNWNYNGVISLATDPVQTSKVYAAVGMYLNSWDPNNGAILRSSDKGATWAATTLPFKVGGNMPGRGMGERLAIDPNKNSTLYFGAEAGNGLWRSTDSGVTWAKVTNFPNVGNYVQDPADTNQYLTFNQGVVWVAFDKSTGTAGNTTQAIYVGVADLQNTVYRSLNGGTSWERVAGQPTGFLAHQGEIAGGYLYITTSDKGGPYDGGHGDVWKMQLSTGTWTQISPVPSTDTNNNWFGYSGLSVDKQNPNTLMVTGYSSWYPDTFIWRSTDGGATWKQFYDYAWPNRTNKYSLNISGVPWLDFNEQKSAPEQSPKLGWMTEALEIDPFNSNRMMFGTGATIYGTTNLTALDTGATVNLAPMVKGLEETAVLDLISPPTGAAPLISGVGDIGGFRHTDLTVVPDMFDMPYFGSTNSLDYAELNPSYVIRVGKGARTANGQTNIGVSSDGGANWWSGSSPSGAQGGTVALNANGTRAVWSTDSMGVFYATSFGGSFTQSSGAPATAKVESDRVNANKFYAAYNGTVYVSTNGGQSFTAAASGLGVIAGFKAVPGVEGELWLASDTGLYRSTNSGTSFTKFSASASAVGVGFGKAAPGRTNMAVYTMATIDGVRGVYRSNDAGASWVRINDAQHQWGNAGDSITGDPRTYGRVYMGTNGRGIVYGDTGVIPSASPSASGSASPSASASPSVSPSPSRSASPSPSASASPSPSASPQPGRSCSATYKILNSWPGGFQGEIVVTNTGTSATTGWRVNFNYTAGQVISQLWGGVKTQTGAAVQITNEAWNGALAPGATANPGFNANYTTSNPVPSPITCTAL is encoded by the coding sequence ATGCCTACGCGTGCCCGAAGAACCCGCACCCTCGCCGGTGCGGTCGCCGCCAGCCTCGCCGCAGGCGTGCTGGCCGTGGTGACCCAGCTCGCCGGGGGAACACCGGCCCTGGCCGCCACGTCTGAGCCGTACACCTGGAAGAACGTCCGGATCGACGGTGGCGGTTTCGTCCCCGGCATCATCTTCAACCAGACCGAGCAGAACCTGATCTACGCCCGCACCGACATCGGCGGCGCCTACCGCTGGAACCAGTCGACCAGCAGCTGGACCCCGCTGCTGGACTGGGCGGGCTGGGACAACTGGAACTACAACGGCGTGATCAGCCTCGCCACCGACCCGGTGCAGACCAGCAAGGTGTACGCCGCCGTCGGCATGTACCTCAACAGCTGGGACCCAAACAACGGCGCCATCCTGCGCTCCTCGGACAAGGGCGCCACCTGGGCGGCCACCACGCTGCCGTTCAAGGTCGGCGGCAACATGCCCGGCCGGGGCATGGGCGAGCGCCTGGCGATCGACCCGAACAAGAACAGCACCCTCTACTTCGGCGCCGAGGCGGGCAACGGCCTGTGGCGCAGCACCGACTCCGGCGTGACCTGGGCGAAGGTGACCAACTTCCCCAACGTCGGCAACTACGTGCAGGACCCGGCCGACACCAACCAGTACCTGACGTTCAACCAGGGCGTGGTGTGGGTCGCGTTCGACAAGTCCACCGGCACCGCCGGCAACACCACCCAGGCGATCTACGTCGGCGTCGCCGACCTCCAGAACACGGTGTACCGCAGCCTCAACGGCGGCACCTCGTGGGAGCGGGTGGCGGGGCAGCCGACCGGCTTCCTGGCCCACCAGGGTGAGATCGCGGGTGGATACCTCTACATCACCACCAGCGACAAGGGCGGCCCGTACGACGGCGGCCACGGCGACGTGTGGAAGATGCAGCTGTCCACCGGCACCTGGACCCAGATCAGCCCGGTGCCGTCGACCGACACCAACAACAACTGGTTCGGCTACTCCGGCCTGTCCGTGGACAAGCAGAACCCGAACACGCTGATGGTCACCGGCTACAGCTCCTGGTACCCGGACACCTTCATCTGGCGCAGCACCGACGGCGGCGCGACCTGGAAGCAGTTCTACGACTACGCCTGGCCGAACCGCACCAACAAGTACAGCCTGAACATCAGCGGCGTGCCGTGGCTCGACTTCAACGAGCAGAAGTCGGCCCCGGAGCAGTCGCCGAAGCTGGGCTGGATGACCGAGGCGCTGGAGATCGACCCGTTCAACTCGAACCGGATGATGTTCGGCACCGGCGCCACGATCTACGGCACCACCAACCTCACCGCGCTGGACACCGGCGCCACGGTCAACCTGGCCCCGATGGTCAAGGGGCTGGAGGAGACCGCGGTGCTGGACCTGATCAGCCCGCCGACCGGCGCGGCCCCGCTGATCTCCGGCGTCGGCGACATCGGCGGCTTCCGGCACACCGACCTGACCGTGGTCCCCGACATGTTCGACATGCCGTACTTCGGCAGCACGAACAGCCTCGACTACGCCGAGCTGAACCCGAGCTACGTGATCCGGGTCGGCAAGGGCGCGCGCACCGCCAACGGCCAGACCAACATCGGCGTCTCCAGTGACGGCGGCGCCAACTGGTGGTCGGGCAGCTCGCCCAGCGGCGCCCAGGGCGGCACGGTGGCCCTGAACGCCAACGGCACCCGCGCGGTGTGGAGCACCGACTCCATGGGCGTCTTCTACGCCACCAGCTTCGGCGGCTCCTTCACCCAGTCCAGCGGCGCCCCGGCCACGGCCAAGGTGGAGTCGGACCGGGTCAACGCGAACAAGTTCTACGCCGCCTACAACGGCACGGTCTACGTCAGCACCAACGGCGGGCAGAGCTTCACCGCGGCCGCCTCCGGCCTGGGCGTCATCGCCGGGTTCAAGGCGGTGCCGGGCGTGGAAGGCGAGCTGTGGCTGGCCAGCGACACCGGCCTCTACCGCTCGACCAACTCCGGCACCAGCTTCACCAAGTTCAGCGCGTCGGCCAGCGCGGTCGGCGTCGGCTTCGGCAAGGCGGCGCCGGGCCGCACCAACATGGCGGTCTACACGATGGCCACCATCGACGGCGTGCGCGGCGTGTACCGCTCCAACGACGCGGGCGCGAGCTGGGTCCGCATCAACGACGCCCAGCACCAGTGGGGCAACGCCGGCGACTCGATCACCGGCGACCCGCGCACGTACGGCCGCGTCTACATGGGCACCAACGGCCGCGGCATCGTGTACGGCGACACGGGCGTGATCCCGTCGGCCTCGCCCAGCGCCTCGGGCTCGGCCTCGCCGTCCGCCTCGGCTTCGCCGTCCGTCTCGCCCAGCCCGTCGCGCAGCGCCTCGCCGTCGCCGTCGGCCTCCGCCTCGCCCAGCCCGTCGGCCTCGCCGCAGCCGGGCAGGTCGTGCAGTGCCACGTACAAGATCCTCAACTCGTGGCCGGGCGGCTTCCAGGGCGAGATCGTGGTGACCAACACCGGCACCTCGGCGACCACGGGCTGGCGGGTCAACTTCAACTACACCGCCGGCCAGGTGATCAGCCAGCTCTGGGGTGGCGTCAAGACCCAGACCGGGGCGGCTGTCCAGATCACCAACGAGGCCTGGAACGGCGCGCTGGCGCCCGGCGCCACGGCGAACCCGGGCTTCAACGCGAACTACACCACGTCCAACCCCGTCCCGTCGCCCATCACCTGCACCGCCCTCTGA
- the crtI gene encoding phytoene desaturase family protein, producing MRTVLGPTNHVVVVGAGLGGLACALHLAGAGREVTVLERNGHPGGQVGVLELDGHRFDTGPTMVTSPELLAEPLHAVGEHLQDWIELIRLDPAYRAHFPDGTTLDVHADPERMVAAIARLCGGKEAAGYLRFLRWARRLQSFERRDPAGHWRTLASEGARRRLTDFFADPRTQRLFAFRNLLTGRDPRVASYLDTVTEVWYPRGGMNAVPRALAAAAEKHGVSFRFHTEVTAVETRGDRAVAVHTADGERLTADAVVLNPDLPAAYGLLPGGAPTRIRRLRPAPSCVVLHLGTRDDRGGYQRIAHHNLHFGRSWRQTFDEVVNRGELMSDPSVLVTNPSRTDPGAAPTGRQTYQVTVPVPNLKTAPVRWDGPVGRRYAGELMATLEARGYLDLGADLALSYVVTPDDWARQGMTFGTPFASAHTLRQTGPLRPGNLHPTLTNVVFTGSGTRPGVGVPMVLISGRAAARRVIGARS from the coding sequence GTGCGAACCGTACTAGGTCCGACAAATCATGTCGTCGTGGTGGGGGCCGGCCTGGGCGGGCTCGCCTGCGCGCTGCACCTGGCAGGTGCAGGGCGCGAGGTCACCGTGCTGGAACGGAACGGGCACCCCGGCGGGCAGGTCGGGGTGCTCGAACTCGACGGGCACCGGTTCGACACCGGGCCCACCATGGTGACCTCACCGGAGCTGCTCGCCGAGCCGCTGCACGCGGTCGGCGAGCACCTCCAGGACTGGATCGAGCTGATCCGGCTCGATCCGGCGTACCGGGCGCACTTCCCGGACGGCACCACGCTGGACGTGCACGCCGACCCGGAGCGGATGGTCGCGGCGATCGCCCGGCTCTGCGGCGGCAAGGAGGCGGCGGGCTACCTGCGCTTCCTGCGCTGGGCGCGGCGGCTCCAGTCGTTCGAGCGGCGCGACCCGGCCGGGCACTGGCGCACGCTGGCGAGCGAGGGGGCGCGGCGGCGGCTGACCGACTTCTTCGCCGACCCTCGTACGCAGCGGCTGTTCGCGTTTCGGAACCTGCTCACCGGGCGTGACCCTCGCGTGGCGTCGTACCTCGACACCGTCACCGAGGTCTGGTATCCCCGCGGCGGCATGAACGCCGTGCCCCGGGCGCTGGCCGCCGCCGCGGAGAAGCACGGCGTCAGCTTCCGGTTCCATACCGAGGTGACGGCGGTCGAGACCCGGGGCGACCGGGCCGTGGCGGTGCACACGGCCGACGGCGAGCGCCTGACCGCCGACGCGGTGGTGCTCAACCCCGACCTGCCCGCCGCGTACGGCCTGCTGCCCGGCGGCGCCCCGACCCGGATCCGGCGGCTGCGCCCGGCGCCCTCCTGCGTGGTGCTGCACCTGGGCACCCGCGACGACCGGGGCGGCTACCAGCGGATCGCGCACCACAACCTGCACTTCGGGCGCTCGTGGCGGCAGACCTTCGACGAGGTGGTCAACCGCGGCGAGCTGATGAGCGACCCGTCGGTGCTGGTCACCAACCCGAGCCGGACCGACCCGGGGGCGGCCCCGACGGGGCGGCAGACATACCAGGTGACCGTGCCGGTGCCGAACCTGAAGACCGCGCCGGTCCGCTGGGACGGCCCGGTCGGCCGCCGGTACGCCGGCGAGCTGATGGCCACCCTGGAGGCCCGCGGCTACCTGGATCTGGGCGCTGACCTGGCTTTGTCCTATGTGGTCACCCCCGACGACTGGGCCCGGCAGGGTATGACATTCGGCACACCGTTCGCGAGTGCGCACACCTTGCGGCAGACCGGACCACTGCGGCCGGGTAACCTGCATCCGACCCTGACAAATGTGGTGTTCACGGGGTCCGGCACGCGTCCCGGCGTCGGTGTACCGATGGTGCTGATCTCGGGTAGAGCGGCCGCGCGTCGGGTGATCGGAGCGCGCTCATGA
- the idi gene encoding isopentenyl-diphosphate Delta-isomerase: MRSREEDLVELVDADGNACGKATVAQAHSAPGVRHRAFSVHLLDASGRLLLQQRAAVKTRFALRWANATCGHPAPGEPVTVAAARRLAEEVGVRAVELTEIGVYGYRAVDPSTGRVEDEYDHVLLGILGADAEPPRPDPAEVAALRWISPADLRDWLGRSPDDFAPWLAGVTDVALGDCA, encoded by the coding sequence ATGAGGTCACGGGAAGAAGATCTGGTCGAACTGGTCGACGCCGACGGCAACGCCTGCGGCAAGGCCACGGTCGCCCAGGCGCACAGCGCGCCGGGCGTGCGGCATCGCGCCTTCTCGGTGCACCTGCTGGACGCCTCCGGGCGGCTGCTGCTGCAACAGCGTGCCGCGGTCAAGACCCGGTTCGCGCTGCGCTGGGCCAATGCGACCTGCGGCCATCCGGCGCCGGGCGAGCCGGTGACGGTCGCCGCCGCGCGCCGCCTGGCCGAGGAGGTCGGTGTCCGCGCCGTCGAACTCACCGAGATCGGGGTGTACGGCTACCGCGCCGTCGACCCTTCCACCGGCCGGGTCGAGGACGAGTACGACCACGTACTGCTCGGCATCCTCGGCGCCGACGCCGAGCCGCCCCGCCCGGACCCGGCCGAGGTCGCCGCGCTGCGCTGGATCTCACCGGCCGACCTGCGCGACTGGCTCGGCCGCAGCCCCGACGACTTCGCCCCCTGGCTGGCCGGCGTGACCGACGTCGCACTGGGCGACTGCGCGTAG
- a CDS encoding polysaccharide deacetylase family protein has translation MAQRRSHGLIALLAISLTLAMSACTGARDDDAAAAASESPSVVPVIPSPTPSASPSVGPTVKPVPEKMNLQRTTGFGGVALTFDDGPSAWTPKVLDALKARGVKATFCVIGSQAAAHPDLIRRIVAEGHTLCNHSWNHEFKLGTWSTAKIRSNMQRTNDAIHAAVPGAPIKYFRHPGGNWTLAAVKVARSLGMSPLHWAVDPQDWRRPGAGTIANRVIRATRSGSVVLMHDGGGDRSQTLAALPRIISTLRAKYKLVRLPDAL, from the coding sequence ATGGCGCAACGGCGCAGCCACGGCCTGATCGCCCTGCTGGCGATCAGCCTCACCCTGGCCATGTCGGCGTGCACCGGCGCACGCGACGACGACGCGGCGGCGGCCGCCAGCGAGTCGCCCAGCGTCGTGCCGGTCATCCCCTCGCCCACCCCCTCGGCGAGCCCTTCGGTCGGCCCCACGGTCAAACCGGTGCCGGAGAAGATGAACCTCCAGCGCACCACGGGCTTCGGCGGGGTCGCGCTGACCTTCGACGACGGCCCTTCCGCGTGGACCCCGAAGGTCCTGGACGCGCTCAAGGCGCGCGGGGTCAAGGCCACCTTCTGCGTGATCGGTTCGCAGGCCGCCGCCCACCCCGACCTGATCCGCCGGATCGTGGCCGAGGGGCACACCCTGTGCAACCACAGCTGGAACCACGAGTTCAAGCTGGGCACCTGGTCCACCGCCAAGATCCGGTCGAACATGCAGCGGACCAACGACGCCATCCACGCCGCGGTCCCCGGGGCGCCGATCAAGTACTTCCGGCACCCGGGCGGAAACTGGACACTCGCCGCGGTGAAGGTCGCCCGCAGCCTGGGCATGAGCCCGCTGCACTGGGCCGTCGACCCGCAGGACTGGCGGCGCCCCGGCGCCGGCACCATCGCCAACCGCGTCATCCGGGCCACCCGCTCCGGCTCGGTCGTGCTCATGCACGACGGCGGCGGCGACCGCAGCCAGACCCTCGCCGCGCTGCCCCGCATCATCAGCACGCTGCGTGCCAAGTACAAGCTCGTGCGCCTGCCGGACGCCCTCTGA
- a CDS encoding ABC transporter substrate-binding protein produces the protein MRIPRAVAAAACVSLLTLAACSNKADDPRAAEYPGAYLYGTDGNMSNSIADFLKEKPGALNGMKGTLPMTPLDGAFVAKLRAITPGLKDFTYAGETYDAVVVAALAAQQAGSTDPADIAKYINGVTTDGLACKTPAQCLSMARKGDDIAYRGITVRYGFTDAGEPATTMYATMHFDASNQVDSGKTEFLGTGNESDVSSTKAPKPVKDGKSSTPLTIGGLLPQHGGLAPALPPMAAAAKLAITEINAAGGVLGKPVKWIDGDDGTDPKVARATINSHKAAGVSVLIGPAGSGVAVATLPDAVRNGLIMFSPSNTSSTLSTADDKGLYFRTAPSDILQARALADVMVRDGGRRYAIIARNDDYGTKLANDTKKELINAGVSESEIRSFTYQLTDDGNVKDENELVRIAQEIKSAQLDGVLIVGFYEDSAQAIAKLVDASVLIRH, from the coding sequence ATGCGTATCCCGCGCGCTGTCGCAGCCGCTGCCTGCGTTTCCCTGCTCACCCTCGCGGCCTGCTCGAACAAGGCAGACGATCCGCGGGCCGCCGAGTACCCGGGGGCGTATCTCTACGGCACCGACGGCAACATGAGCAACTCGATCGCCGACTTCCTCAAGGAGAAGCCGGGCGCTCTGAACGGCATGAAGGGCACGCTGCCCATGACGCCGCTCGACGGCGCCTTCGTCGCCAAACTCAGGGCGATCACCCCCGGGCTGAAGGACTTCACCTACGCGGGGGAGACCTATGACGCGGTGGTGGTGGCGGCGCTGGCCGCGCAGCAGGCCGGCTCGACCGACCCGGCGGACATCGCCAAGTACATCAACGGCGTGACCACCGACGGCCTGGCCTGCAAGACCCCGGCCCAGTGCCTGTCGATGGCGCGCAAGGGCGACGACATCGCCTACCGCGGCATCACCGTGCGATACGGCTTCACCGACGCCGGCGAGCCCGCGACCACGATGTACGCCACCATGCACTTCGACGCGAGCAACCAGGTCGACAGCGGCAAGACCGAGTTCCTGGGCACCGGCAACGAGTCGGACGTGTCCTCGACCAAGGCCCCGAAGCCGGTCAAGGACGGCAAGTCCTCCACCCCGCTGACGATCGGCGGGCTGCTGCCCCAGCACGGCGGGCTCGCCCCGGCCCTGCCGCCGATGGCCGCCGCGGCCAAGCTGGCGATCACCGAGATCAACGCCGCGGGCGGAGTGCTCGGCAAGCCGGTGAAGTGGATCGACGGCGACGACGGCACCGACCCTAAGGTCGCCCGCGCCACGATCAACTCGCACAAGGCCGCCGGGGTGTCGGTGCTGATCGGCCCGGCCGGTTCGGGGGTCGCGGTGGCCACGCTGCCCGATGCGGTCCGGAACGGCCTGATCATGTTCTCGCCGTCGAACACCTCGTCGACCCTGAGCACCGCGGACGACAAGGGCCTCTACTTCCGTACGGCGCCGTCGGACATCCTGCAGGCGCGGGCGCTGGCCGACGTGATGGTCCGCGACGGCGGCCGCCGATACGCGATCATCGCCCGCAACGACGACTACGGCACGAAGCTCGCGAACGACACCAAGAAGGAACTGATCAACGCCGGTGTCTCGGAGTCGGAGATCCGATCGTTCACGTACCAGCTCACCGACGACGGCAACGTCAAGGATGAGAACGAACTGGTGCGTATCGCCCAGGAGATCAAGTCCGCGCAGCTGGACGGAGTGCTGATCGTCGGCTTCTACGAGGACTCGGCCCAGGCGATCGCGAAGCTGGTGGATGCGAGCGTTCTCATCCGCCACTAA
- a CDS encoding PrsW family intramembrane metalloprotease produces MTAAGETGGRRWRFSVRPTPRPARALKSLQLPAFWLLGLILLAGLTRLGGILRADLARYPVATTTAIILFALYAVPFWLFIASMDFLEREPPLLMATAFAWGGAVATTAAIPGNQSVHDLLAKLISPAFAATWGPAIAGPTIEELLKALGVVMIVLVARKQINSVLDGMVYGALVGLGFQVVEDIVYAVNAVSVTGRGDGVGPVIATFFLRGFLAGLWSHTLFTALAGAGIAWFLVRTDKPTWWRAGGLAVGLGLAWLTHFIWNSPLFADGLGSGGAGVLLGMLGKGLPALVMVLALVWVARHREAHFYVAQLAALHDPAIATPGELQIMGHGHLRADARRYGKARCGRAGERAVRGLQTAQARLAVELSRVSHLDPADALLIYCRDEVLAQRQRLVALGHPEAIVSPSRPAVPRIVVLGALGAVLLVLLIWQAIRSMNAA; encoded by the coding sequence GTGACCGCCGCGGGGGAGACCGGCGGCAGACGCTGGCGGTTCTCCGTACGCCCGACGCCGCGTCCGGCGCGGGCCCTCAAGTCGCTCCAGTTGCCCGCGTTCTGGCTGCTCGGGCTGATCCTGCTGGCCGGGCTGACGCGGCTGGGCGGCATCCTGCGCGCCGACCTGGCCCGATACCCGGTGGCCACCACCACGGCGATCATCCTGTTCGCCCTGTACGCCGTCCCGTTCTGGCTGTTCATCGCCTCGATGGACTTCCTGGAGCGGGAACCGCCGCTGCTCATGGCCACGGCGTTCGCCTGGGGCGGGGCGGTCGCCACCACCGCCGCCATCCCGGGCAACCAGTCCGTGCACGACCTGCTGGCCAAGCTGATCTCGCCCGCGTTCGCCGCCACCTGGGGCCCGGCCATCGCCGGGCCCACCATCGAGGAGCTGCTCAAAGCCCTAGGCGTGGTCATGATCGTGCTGGTGGCGCGCAAGCAGATCAACAGCGTCCTGGACGGCATGGTCTACGGCGCGCTGGTCGGCCTCGGCTTCCAGGTCGTCGAGGACATCGTGTACGCGGTGAACGCCGTCTCCGTCACCGGCCGCGGCGACGGCGTCGGGCCGGTCATCGCCACGTTCTTCCTGCGCGGCTTCCTGGCCGGGCTGTGGAGCCACACCCTGTTCACGGCCCTGGCGGGCGCGGGCATCGCCTGGTTCCTGGTCCGCACCGACAAGCCGACCTGGTGGCGCGCGGGCGGGCTCGCCGTCGGCCTCGGGCTGGCCTGGCTGACCCACTTCATCTGGAACTCGCCCCTGTTCGCCGACGGGCTCGGCTCCGGTGGCGCCGGGGTGCTGCTCGGGATGCTCGGCAAGGGCCTGCCCGCACTGGTCATGGTGCTGGCCCTGGTCTGGGTGGCCCGCCACCGCGAGGCCCACTTCTACGTGGCGCAGCTCGCGGCGCTGCACGATCCGGCGATCGCCACGCCGGGCGAGCTGCAGATCATGGGCCACGGGCACCTGCGCGCCGACGCCCGGCGGTACGGCAAGGCCCGCTGCGGGCGGGCCGGGGAACGCGCCGTACGCGGGTTGCAGACCGCGCAGGCGCGGCTGGCGGTCGAGCTGAGCCGGGTCAGCCATCTCGATCCGGCCGACGCGCTGCTGATCTACTGCCGGGACGAGGTGCTGGCCCAGCGGCAGCGGCTGGTGGCGCTGGGGCACCCGGAGGCGATCGTGTCACCGTCCCGGCCCGCGGTGCCGCGCATCGTGGTGCTAGGCGCGCTCGGGGCCGTCCTGCTGGTCCTGCTCATCTGGCAGGCCATCCGCTCCATGAACGCCGCCTGA
- a CDS encoding TetR family transcriptional regulator has translation MTGKVINRREQRKEHTRAALEEAALELFAQRGFDDTTVEEIAAAAGVSVRTFFRYFSSKQHVLFGDVAHRRLADLRTALAARPPGESPLASVRAVLEAGDLTGADELAQIRARLRLVEAQPTLLQTYLLISEELRQQVAWFVGERCGVPPAHPYPLLVAAAAQGAWDTALWSWAAGLSPDLAGTRRAAFDQLTAGLTDQP, from the coding sequence ATGACCGGCAAGGTGATCAACCGGCGGGAGCAGCGCAAGGAGCACACGCGCGCGGCGCTGGAGGAGGCCGCGCTGGAGCTGTTCGCGCAGCGCGGGTTCGACGACACCACGGTCGAGGAGATCGCCGCGGCGGCGGGCGTCTCCGTACGCACCTTCTTCCGGTACTTCTCCTCCAAGCAGCATGTGCTGTTCGGCGACGTCGCGCACCGGCGCCTGGCCGACCTGCGCACCGCCCTCGCGGCCCGGCCACCGGGCGAGTCGCCGCTGGCGTCGGTGCGCGCCGTGCTGGAGGCCGGCGACCTGACCGGCGCGGACGAGCTGGCCCAGATCCGGGCGCGGCTGCGGCTGGTCGAGGCGCAGCCGACGCTGCTCCAGACGTACCTGCTGATCAGCGAGGAGCTGCGGCAGCAGGTGGCCTGGTTCGTGGGTGAGCGGTGCGGCGTGCCGCCGGCCCATCCGTACCCCCTGCTGGTCGCCGCGGCGGCGCAGGGCGCCTGGGACACCGCGCTGTGGTCCTGGGCCGCCGGGCTCAGCCCCGATCTGGCCGGGACCCGACGCGCCGCTTTCGACCAGTTGACGGCGGGGTTGACCGATCAGCCCTGA